A genome region from Pseudomonas pergaminensis includes the following:
- a CDS encoding hydroxymethylpyrimidine/phosphomethylpyrimidine kinase: MNIYSSRPVVLCLSGHDPSGGAGLQADIEALLAQGCHAAPAVTALTVQNTVNVSDFRVLDREWVLAQANAVLGDSEVAAVKLGMLGSTAMVDTVVELLQAHPHLPVVCDPVLRAGGGGSLGKDEVGYAMRERLLPLSLIATPNLPEARILAELPEGTADECAEKLLPYIKHLLITGGHGDEHEVHNRLYSRDGTRQTFTCQRLPGSYHGSGCTLASALAGRIAQGEGLVSAVQSALDYTWRTLRDAEQLGQGQFVPRRLPLDFCS, encoded by the coding sequence ATGAATATCTACAGCTCTCGCCCTGTTGTCCTCTGTCTCTCCGGCCATGATCCCAGTGGTGGCGCCGGCTTGCAGGCAGATATCGAAGCCCTGCTCGCCCAGGGTTGCCATGCGGCTCCGGCCGTCACCGCCCTGACCGTGCAGAACACGGTCAACGTCAGCGATTTCCGCGTGCTCGACCGCGAATGGGTACTGGCCCAGGCCAATGCCGTGCTCGGTGACTCCGAAGTGGCGGCGGTCAAGCTGGGCATGCTCGGTTCCACCGCGATGGTCGACACCGTGGTCGAACTGCTGCAGGCGCATCCGCACCTGCCGGTGGTGTGCGACCCGGTGCTGCGTGCCGGCGGCGGTGGCAGCCTGGGCAAGGACGAAGTCGGCTATGCGATGCGCGAGCGGTTGTTGCCGCTGTCGCTGATCGCCACGCCGAACCTGCCCGAGGCACGCATCCTCGCCGAGCTGCCTGAGGGCACCGCAGACGAATGCGCCGAGAAGCTGCTGCCCTACATCAAGCACCTGTTGATTACCGGTGGCCACGGCGACGAGCACGAAGTGCACAACCGCCTCTACAGCCGCGACGGCACACGCCAGACCTTTACCTGCCAGCGCCTGCCCGGCAGTTATCACGGTTCGGGCTGTACGCTGGCCAGCGCACTGGCGGGTCGGATTGCCCAGGGCGAAGGGCTGGTGAGCGCCGTGCAATCGGCCCTCGACTACACTTGGCGCACCCTGCGTGACGCTGAACAACTCGGCCAGGGCCAGTTTGTACCGCGCCGGTTGCCGCTGGATTTCTGCTCTTAA
- the hemL gene encoding glutamate-1-semialdehyde 2,1-aminomutase, translating into MSRSETLFANAQKHIPGGVNSPVRAFKSVGGTPLFFKHAEGAYVTDEDDKRYVDYVGSWGPMILGHSHPDVLDAVRKQLEHGLSYGAPTAMETEMADLVCSIVPSMEMVRMVSSGTEATMSAIRLARGFTGRDSIIKFEGCYHGHSDSLLVKAGSGALTQGVPSSAGVPAAFAKHTLTLPFNDIAAVEQMLSEVGQDVACIIVEPVAGNMNCVPPAPGFLEGLREQCDKHGVVLIFDEVMTGFRVALGGAQAHYGVTPDLSTFGKIIGGGMPVGCFGGKREIMQHIAPLGPVYQAGTLSGNPLAMAAGLTTLRLISRPGFHAELTDYTTRLLDGLQQRADAAGIPFVTTQAGGMFGLYFSGADDIVTFDDVMGSDADLFKRFFHLMLEGGVYLAPSAFEAGFTSIAHGDAELKLTLDAAERAFAALK; encoded by the coding sequence ATGTCCCGTTCCGAAACGCTGTTTGCCAATGCCCAGAAACACATCCCCGGCGGTGTGAACTCCCCCGTGCGTGCGTTCAAGAGCGTCGGCGGCACGCCGTTGTTCTTCAAGCATGCCGAAGGCGCCTACGTCACTGACGAAGATGACAAACGCTATGTGGACTACGTGGGTTCCTGGGGCCCGATGATCCTCGGCCACAGCCACCCGGACGTGCTGGACGCGGTGCGCAAGCAGCTGGAACACGGCCTGTCCTACGGTGCGCCGACCGCCATGGAAACCGAAATGGCGGATTTGGTATGCAGCATCGTGCCGTCGATGGAGATGGTGCGCATGGTCAGCTCGGGCACCGAAGCCACCATGAGCGCGATCCGCCTGGCCCGTGGTTTCACCGGCCGCGACAGCATCATCAAGTTCGAAGGCTGCTACCACGGCCATTCCGACAGCCTGCTGGTCAAGGCCGGTTCCGGCGCGCTGACCCAAGGCGTACCGAGCTCGGCCGGCGTACCGGCCGCGTTTGCCAAACACACCCTGACCCTGCCGTTCAACGACATCGCCGCCGTCGAGCAGATGCTCAGCGAAGTCGGCCAGGACGTGGCGTGCATCATCGTTGAGCCGGTGGCGGGCAACATGAACTGCGTACCGCCAGCGCCGGGCTTTCTCGAAGGCCTGCGCGAGCAATGCGATAAGCACGGCGTGGTACTGATTTTCGACGAAGTGATGACCGGTTTCCGCGTCGCCCTCGGTGGCGCCCAGGCGCACTACGGTGTCACGCCGGACCTGAGCACTTTCGGCAAGATCATCGGCGGCGGCATGCCAGTGGGCTGCTTCGGCGGCAAGCGTGAAATCATGCAGCACATCGCGCCACTGGGCCCGGTGTACCAGGCCGGCACTTTGTCGGGTAACCCGCTGGCCATGGCCGCCGGCCTGACCACCCTGCGCCTGATCAGCCGCCCGGGCTTCCACGCCGAGCTGACCGACTACACCACACGCCTGCTCGACGGCCTGCAACAGCGTGCCGATGCCGCCGGTATCCCGTTTGTTACCACCCAGGCGGGCGGGATGTTCGGCCTGTACTTCAGCGGCGCCGACGACATTGTCACCTTTGATGACGTGATGGGCAGCGATGCCGACTTGTTCAAACGCTTCTTCCACCTGATGCTGGAAGGCGGCGTGTACCTGGCACCAAGCGCTTTCGAAGCCGGCTTCACCTCGATCGCCCATGGCGACGCCGAGTTGAAACTGACCCTCGACGCCGCCGAACGCGCCTTCGCCGCACTGAAATAA
- a CDS encoding DUF1820 family protein — MTKREAPIYKVIFLNQGQVFEMYAKQIYQSDLWGFLEVEEFVFGERTQLVVDPGEEKLKAQFEGVVRSFVPMHSIVRIDEVERLGTPKISEARGTSNVMPFPMPMPEK, encoded by the coding sequence ATGACCAAACGTGAAGCTCCAATCTACAAGGTGATTTTCCTCAACCAGGGCCAGGTGTTCGAAATGTACGCCAAGCAGATCTATCAGAGCGATCTGTGGGGTTTCCTGGAGGTGGAAGAGTTCGTCTTTGGCGAGCGCACCCAATTGGTCGTCGACCCGGGCGAAGAGAAACTCAAGGCTCAGTTTGAAGGCGTGGTGCGCAGTTTTGTGCCGATGCATTCGATTGTGCGCATCGATGAAGTCGAGCGCCTGGGCACGCCGAAGATCAGCGAGGCACGGGGCACCAGCAATGTGATGCCGTTTCCGATGCCGATGCCTGAGAAGTAG
- a CDS encoding tetratricopeptide repeat protein, whose product MKRTGRTLVLGCLLLLQPLLAHAQAGGNSLLIPAMGRCTLNTQPDSQAEALSACQKQADGGDAQAQYELGEYFHDSKNPARDLNQALSYFEKASLQGHAQAQFELGNMFFKGEGVPANNVQAYIVLKMAAVNGAEDALDTADEVAEHMQRDELEVATQVLGQIFRNYLQELQSADGRSPFSPLP is encoded by the coding sequence ATGAAACGCACCGGCCGCACCCTGGTTCTGGGCTGCCTGTTGCTCCTTCAGCCGCTGCTGGCACATGCACAAGCAGGCGGCAACTCGTTGTTAATCCCAGCGATGGGTCGTTGCACCCTCAATACCCAGCCAGACAGCCAGGCCGAAGCGCTGAGCGCGTGCCAGAAACAGGCCGATGGTGGGGATGCGCAGGCGCAATACGAGTTGGGCGAGTACTTCCACGACAGCAAAAACCCTGCCCGCGACCTCAACCAAGCCTTGAGCTACTTCGAGAAAGCCTCGTTGCAGGGCCACGCCCAGGCGCAATTCGAACTGGGCAACATGTTCTTCAAAGGCGAAGGCGTGCCGGCAAACAACGTCCAGGCCTACATCGTGCTGAAAATGGCCGCGGTCAACGGCGCCGAAGACGCACTGGACACTGCCGACGAAGTCGCCGAGCACATGCAGCGCGATGAGTTGGAAGTGGCCACCCAGGTACTGGGCCAGATTTTCCGCAACTACCTACAGGAATTGCAGAGTGCCGATGGGCGCTCGCCCTTCTCACCCCTGCCCTGA
- the thiE gene encoding thiamine phosphate synthase, translated as MKLRGLYAITDSQLLAGKFLAYVEAALDGGLTLLQYRDKSNDEARRLREAEKLRELCSRYKTQLIINDDAELAARLGVGVHLGQTDGPLTPARALLGSKAIIGSTCHSQIELAEQAAKEGASYVAFGRFFNSNTKPGAPAATVEMLAQARARLHLPICVIGGITLENAEPLVAHGADLLAVVHGLFGADTTQEVTRRARAFNDLLKISV; from the coding sequence ATGAAACTACGTGGCCTTTACGCCATTACCGACAGCCAACTGTTGGCCGGCAAATTCCTTGCCTACGTCGAAGCGGCGCTGGACGGTGGCCTGACCCTGCTGCAGTACCGCGACAAAAGCAACGACGAAGCCCGCCGGCTGCGCGAAGCAGAAAAGCTGCGGGAACTGTGCTCGCGCTACAAGACCCAGTTGATCATCAACGACGACGCTGAATTGGCCGCGCGCCTTGGCGTCGGCGTGCACCTGGGGCAGACCGACGGCCCACTGACCCCGGCCCGTGCGCTGCTCGGATCCAAGGCCATCATCGGCTCGACCTGCCACAGCCAGATCGAACTGGCCGAGCAGGCGGCCAAGGAAGGCGCCAGCTATGTCGCCTTCGGCCGCTTCTTCAACTCCAACACCAAGCCAGGCGCCCCCGCCGCCACCGTCGAGATGCTGGCCCAGGCCCGCGCGCGCTTGCATTTGCCGATCTGTGTGATCGGCGGCATTACCCTTGAGAACGCCGAACCCTTGGTGGCCCACGGTGCCGACCTGCTGGCGGTGGTGCACGGCCTGTTTGGCGCCGACACGACCCAGGAAGTCACGCGCCGCGCGCGCGCGTTCAACGATCTGCTTAAAATTTCAGTTTAG
- the ybeY gene encoding rRNA maturation RNase YbeY — MLELDLQLATEAPAPSEAQFRQWCALALRQRTADSELTIRLVDEPEGRELNHTWRQKDYATNVLSFPADVPDELLDIPLLGDLVICVEVVEREAKEQGKELEAHWAHLVIHGCLHLLGYDHIDDDEAEEMETLEQTLLAELGHPDPYADDDV; from the coding sequence ATGCTTGAGCTAGACCTGCAACTGGCCACCGAAGCGCCCGCACCCAGCGAAGCCCAGTTCCGTCAATGGTGCGCCCTGGCCCTGCGCCAGCGCACCGCCGACTCGGAACTGACCATTCGACTAGTCGACGAGCCCGAGGGCCGCGAGCTGAACCACACCTGGCGCCAGAAGGATTACGCGACCAACGTGCTGTCCTTCCCCGCCGACGTGCCGGATGAACTGCTGGATATCCCCTTGCTGGGCGACCTGGTCATCTGTGTCGAGGTGGTGGAGCGCGAGGCGAAGGAACAAGGCAAGGAACTAGAAGCCCATTGGGCCCATCTAGTCATCCACGGCTGCTTGCATCTCTTGGGTTACGACCATATAGACGATGACGAAGCCGAGGAAATGGAAACACTGGAACAAACGTTGCTTGCAGAATTGGGTCATCCGGACCCTTATGCAGACGACGACGTTTAA
- a CDS encoding PhoH family protein, whose protein sequence is MNAPTVEPHRFLLEPFEARRFANLCGQFDEHLRLIEQRLSIEIRNRGNQFELIGEPQHTTSAENLLRRLYRETKGSELSPETVHLYLQESAVEDLANNPVAEASVALRTKKGMIRPRGLNQQKYVKEILGNDINFGIGPAGTGKTYLAVACAVDALEREQVRRILLVRPAVEAGEKLGFLPGDLAQKIDPYLRPLYDALYEMLGFEYVAKLIERQVIEIAPLAYMRGRTLNNSFIILDESQNTTVEQMKMFLTRIGFGSTAVITGDVTQVDLPKGTKSGLAQVIEVLKDVPGISFTHFMPKDVVRHPLVQRIVEAYERFDHRDDAPAKDVRRDA, encoded by the coding sequence TTGAACGCACCCACAGTAGAACCCCATCGTTTTCTCCTCGAGCCCTTTGAGGCTCGCCGTTTCGCCAACCTGTGCGGACAGTTCGACGAGCACCTGCGCTTGATCGAACAACGCCTGAGCATCGAGATCCGCAACCGCGGCAATCAGTTCGAGCTCATTGGTGAACCTCAACACACCACGTCCGCAGAAAACCTGCTGCGCCGTCTCTACCGCGAAACCAAGGGCAGTGAGCTGTCGCCGGAAACGGTGCACCTGTACCTGCAGGAATCGGCGGTGGAAGACCTGGCCAACAACCCTGTGGCCGAAGCCAGCGTGGCCCTGCGGACCAAAAAAGGCATGATTCGCCCACGCGGCTTGAATCAGCAGAAGTACGTCAAGGAAATCCTCGGCAACGACATCAACTTTGGCATCGGCCCAGCCGGTACCGGCAAGACCTACCTGGCCGTGGCCTGTGCGGTCGACGCCCTGGAGCGCGAGCAAGTACGCCGCATCCTGCTGGTGCGCCCGGCGGTCGAGGCTGGCGAAAAGCTCGGCTTCCTGCCCGGCGACCTGGCCCAGAAGATCGACCCGTACCTGCGCCCGCTCTACGACGCACTCTACGAGATGCTCGGCTTTGAATACGTAGCCAAGCTGATCGAGCGCCAGGTGATCGAGATCGCCCCGCTGGCCTACATGCGCGGCCGCACCCTGAACAACAGCTTCATCATCCTCGACGAAAGCCAGAACACTACCGTCGAGCAAATGAAGATGTTCCTCACCCGGATCGGTTTCGGCTCCACCGCCGTGATCACCGGCGACGTCACCCAGGTCGACCTGCCCAAGGGCACCAAGTCAGGCCTGGCCCAGGTGATCGAGGTGCTCAAGGACGTGCCGGGCATCAGCTTCACGCACTTCATGCCCAAGGACGTGGTCCGCCACCCGCTGGTGCAGCGCATTGTCGAAGCCTACGAGCGCTTCGACCATCGCGACGACGCGCCGGCCAAGGACGTTCGCCGCGATGCTTGA
- a CDS encoding hybrid sensor histidine kinase/response regulator: protein MRYLLILLLCGLPMLASAIEFTQDTRSLPLGRAMQVLEDPTDALTIADVTSPTYAAQFKTHDKATLNAGYSHSVFWLKVDLHYLAKDPRSPRTWFLELAYPPLNRLDLYQRDTTGNYRLTARTGSALPFSSRQVSQSNYLFKLNFVPDQQQTVYLRLQSQGSIQAPLTLWSGTAYLEEQPLRLYVLGAIYGVLLGMLIYNLFIYLSVRDTSYLYYILYIASFGLYQLSVNGVAAEYFWPNNPWWTNAAVPFLIGSAALFGSLFARSFLHTAQHSRWINRLLLGLVGCGAVVMLLALMTSYALALRLATGLALVFTVTIFVAAIKAWYCGQRMARYFIIAWSAFLLGGVVNTMMVLGYLPNMFLTMYASQIGSAIEVALLSLALADRINGMREQQAQILFDASQKLEVLNQQLARSNRLKDEFLATLTHELRTPMNGVIGSLELMQTVPLDADLAQYQQTAAGSARDMMRMVNGILTLTELQAGRLSAQPQVFSLRGALDTLRQQFSASAQSKGLAFSIDVADELPDRVQGDVNKLLQCLDCLLDNAFKFTHEGSVRLRVVGVPHSDGRLRLSFIVTDTGIGFAFLDEATLYQRFFQLDGSTTREYGGLGIGLAICRQLIELLGGRLTHHSEPRKGSRFQLEVEVSPVPAESKPAPHRQRAPQECAVLLVDDNSVGQLVVRGMLLKLGYRVKTVDCSANALAALQSGNFDAVLLDIPEGGFSLCCQIRALPGCGELPVIALSTSLNVSEREHCHGVGVSDRLAKPVRFEALQAVLERRLLGPVEGESAGHSAGMPLF, encoded by the coding sequence ATGCGCTATTTGCTGATTTTATTGTTGTGCGGGCTGCCGATGCTCGCCAGCGCCATCGAGTTCACTCAGGACACGCGAAGCCTGCCGTTGGGCCGAGCCATGCAAGTGCTCGAAGACCCGACCGATGCCCTGACCATCGCCGATGTCACATCCCCCACCTACGCCGCACAGTTCAAGACTCACGACAAAGCCACCCTCAATGCCGGTTATTCACACTCGGTGTTCTGGCTTAAAGTCGACCTGCATTACCTGGCCAAAGACCCGCGCTCCCCGCGCACCTGGTTCCTGGAGCTGGCCTACCCGCCGCTGAACCGCCTGGACCTGTACCAGCGCGACACCACCGGCAACTATCGACTCACGGCCCGCACCGGCAGCGCGTTGCCGTTTTCCAGCCGGCAAGTGAGCCAGAGCAATTATTTGTTCAAGCTCAACTTTGTGCCCGACCAACAGCAAACCGTCTACCTGCGCCTCCAGAGCCAAGGCTCGATCCAGGCACCCTTGACGCTCTGGTCCGGCACCGCGTACCTGGAAGAGCAGCCGCTGCGCTTGTACGTGCTGGGAGCGATCTACGGTGTATTGCTGGGGATGTTGATCTACAACCTGTTCATCTACCTGAGCGTGCGTGACACCAGTTACCTGTATTACATCCTTTATATCGCCTCGTTCGGCCTGTACCAGTTGTCGGTCAACGGCGTGGCCGCGGAGTATTTCTGGCCGAACAACCCGTGGTGGACCAACGCCGCGGTGCCGTTCCTGATTGGCTCGGCAGCGCTGTTCGGTAGCCTGTTTGCGCGCAGCTTCCTGCACACCGCCCAACATAGCCGCTGGATCAATCGTCTGTTGCTTGGGCTGGTGGGCTGCGGCGCCGTGGTGATGCTGCTGGCGCTGATGACCAGTTACGCCTTGGCGTTGCGCCTGGCGACTGGCCTGGCGCTGGTGTTTACCGTGACCATCTTCGTGGCCGCTATCAAGGCCTGGTATTGCGGGCAGCGCATGGCGCGTTACTTCATCATCGCCTGGTCGGCGTTCCTGCTGGGCGGGGTCGTCAACACGATGATGGTGCTGGGCTACCTGCCGAATATGTTCCTGACGATGTACGCCAGCCAGATCGGCTCGGCCATCGAAGTGGCCCTGCTGTCCCTGGCCCTGGCGGACCGCATCAACGGCATGCGCGAGCAACAGGCGCAGATCCTCTTCGACGCCAGCCAGAAGCTCGAAGTACTCAACCAGCAACTGGCCCGCAGCAACCGGCTCAAGGATGAATTCCTCGCCACCCTGACCCACGAACTGCGTACCCCCATGAACGGCGTGATCGGCTCCCTCGAACTGATGCAGACCGTGCCTTTGGATGCGGACCTGGCGCAGTACCAGCAAACCGCCGCCGGCTCGGCGCGGGACATGATGCGTATGGTCAACGGCATCCTCACCCTCACCGAGCTGCAGGCCGGACGCCTGAGCGCCCAGCCCCAAGTGTTCAGCCTGCGCGGCGCACTCGACACGCTGCGCCAGCAGTTCAGCGCCAGCGCCCAGAGCAAAGGCCTGGCGTTTTCCATCGACGTGGCGGACGAACTGCCAGACCGCGTGCAAGGTGACGTCAACAAACTGCTGCAATGCCTGGACTGCCTGCTGGATAACGCGTTCAAATTCACCCACGAAGGTTCGGTTCGCCTGCGTGTGGTCGGCGTGCCCCACAGTGACGGTCGCTTGCGCCTGAGCTTTATCGTCACCGACACGGGTATCGGCTTTGCTTTCCTCGATGAAGCGACCCTGTACCAGCGTTTCTTCCAGCTCGATGGTTCCACCACGCGCGAGTACGGCGGCCTGGGAATCGGCCTGGCCATCTGCCGACAACTGATCGAGTTGCTGGGCGGGCGCCTCACCCATCATTCCGAGCCCCGCAAAGGCAGCCGCTTCCAACTGGAAGTGGAAGTCAGCCCGGTGCCGGCCGAGTCCAAGCCTGCGCCCCATCGGCAACGCGCGCCTCAGGAGTGCGCGGTGCTGTTGGTGGATGACAACAGTGTCGGCCAACTGGTCGTGCGCGGCATGCTGCTCAAACTGGGTTACCGGGTGAAAACCGTGGACTGCAGCGCGAATGCCTTGGCTGCCTTGCAGAGTGGGAATTTCGACGCGGTGCTGTTGGATATTCCCGAAGGTGGTTTTTCGTTGTGCTGCCAGATTCGTGCACTGCCTGGCTGCGGTGAGCTGCCGGTGATCGCCTTGAGTACTTCGCTGAATGTGTCGGAGCGCGAGCATTGTCACGGTGTCGGTGTCTCGGACCGCCTGGCCAAACCGGTGCGTTTCGAGGCATTGCAGGCGGTGTTGGAGCGCCGGTTGCTGGGGCCGGTAGAGGGCGAAAGCGCCGGACATTCGGCGGGTATGCCACTTTTTTAA
- the miaB gene encoding tRNA (N6-isopentenyl adenosine(37)-C2)-methylthiotransferase MiaB: MAKKLYIETHGCQMNEYDSSRMVDLLGEHQALEVTARAEDADVILLNTCSIRERAQDRVYSQLGRWRELKLANPDMVIAVGGCVASQEGAAIRDRAPYVDVVFGPQTLHRLPEMIDAARFTKLPQVDVSFPEIEKFDHLPEPRIDGPSAYVSVMEGCSKYCTFCVVPYTRGEEVSRPFDDVLSEIIHLAENGVREVTLLGQNVNGYRGLTDDGRLADLAELIRVVAAVDGIERIRYTTSHPLEFSDSLIQAHAEVPELVKHLHLPVQSGSDRILAAMKRNHTALEYKSKLRKLRAAVPGICISSDFIVGFPGETEKDFEQTMKLIEDVGFDFSYSFVYSQRPGTPAADLADDTPEALKKERLNALQHRLNQQGFEISRQMVGSTQRILVTDYSKKDPGELQGRTENNRIVNFRCDNPTLIGQFADVHIDAAQPHSLRGSLIP, translated from the coding sequence ATGGCCAAGAAGCTTTACATCGAAACCCACGGTTGCCAGATGAACGAGTACGACAGCTCGCGCATGGTCGATCTGCTGGGCGAACACCAGGCCCTGGAAGTCACCGCCCGCGCCGAAGATGCCGACGTGATCCTGCTCAATACCTGCTCGATCCGCGAACGGGCCCAGGACCGTGTGTACTCGCAGCTGGGCCGCTGGCGCGAATTGAAACTGGCCAACCCGGACATGGTGATCGCCGTCGGCGGTTGCGTGGCCAGCCAGGAAGGCGCCGCGATCCGCGACCGCGCGCCCTATGTCGACGTGGTCTTCGGCCCGCAGACCCTGCACCGCTTGCCGGAAATGATCGACGCCGCACGCTTCACCAAGCTGCCGCAGGTCGACGTGTCGTTCCCGGAAATCGAAAAATTCGACCACTTGCCCGAGCCACGTATCGATGGGCCAAGTGCCTACGTGTCGGTCATGGAAGGCTGCAGCAAGTACTGCACCTTCTGCGTGGTGCCTTACACCCGTGGCGAAGAAGTCAGTCGGCCGTTTGACGACGTACTGTCGGAAATCATCCACCTGGCCGAAAACGGCGTGCGCGAAGTGACCCTGCTGGGCCAGAACGTCAACGGTTACCGTGGCCTCACCGACGATGGCCGCCTGGCCGACCTGGCGGAGCTGATCCGCGTGGTGGCTGCCGTGGACGGTATCGAGCGGATTCGCTACACCACCTCGCACCCGCTGGAGTTCTCCGACAGCCTGATCCAGGCCCACGCGGAAGTGCCGGAACTGGTCAAGCACCTGCACCTGCCGGTGCAATCGGGTTCGGACCGCATCCTGGCGGCCATGAAGCGCAACCACACCGCCCTGGAATACAAATCCAAACTGCGCAAATTGCGCGCGGCGGTGCCGGGCATCTGCATCAGTTCGGACTTTATCGTCGGCTTCCCCGGTGAAACCGAAAAAGACTTCGAGCAGACCATGAAGTTGATCGAGGACGTCGGTTTCGACTTCTCTTATTCATTCGTCTACAGCCAGCGCCCCGGCACCCCGGCCGCCGACCTGGCGGATGACACCCCGGAAGCGCTGAAAAAAGAGCGTCTCAATGCCCTGCAACATCGCTTGAACCAGCAGGGTTTCGAGATCAGCCGACAAATGGTCGGTTCCACCCAGCGCATCCTGGTCACCGACTACTCGAAAAAAGACCCGGGCGAGCTGCAGGGCCGTACCGAAAACAACCGAATCGTAAACTTCCGTTGCGATAATCCGACCCTGATCGGCCAGTTTGCCGACGTGCACATCGATGCGGCGCAGCCTCATTCGTTGCGTGGGTCGTTGATCCCGTAA
- a CDS encoding HlyC/CorC family transporter: protein MSEDRSSNGQKSWLGKLTQAFAHEPKNRQELLELLREAHQNKLLDSEALAIVEGAIQVADLQVRDIMVPRSQMISIKATQTPREFLPAVIDSAHSRYPVIGESHDDVMGVLLAKDLLPLILKENGDSFNIKDLLRPATFVPESKRLNVLLREFRANHNHMAIVIDEYGGVAGLVTIEDVLEQIVGDIEDEHDVEEDSYIKPLPSGDFLIKALTPIENFNEFFDSEFSDDEFDTVGGLVMSAFGHLPKRNETTEIGAYRFRILNADSRRIHLIRLTPIAR, encoded by the coding sequence ATGAGCGAAGACCGATCGAGCAACGGGCAGAAGTCATGGCTGGGTAAACTGACCCAGGCTTTTGCCCACGAGCCGAAAAACCGCCAGGAGCTGCTTGAGCTGCTGCGCGAGGCCCATCAGAACAAGTTGCTGGACAGCGAAGCGCTGGCCATCGTCGAAGGCGCCATCCAGGTGGCTGACCTGCAAGTACGCGACATCATGGTCCCGCGCTCGCAGATGATCAGCATCAAGGCGACCCAGACCCCACGGGAGTTTCTCCCGGCCGTGATCGACTCGGCGCACTCGCGCTACCCGGTGATCGGTGAAAGCCATGACGACGTCATGGGTGTCCTGCTGGCCAAGGACCTGCTGCCGCTGATCCTCAAGGAGAACGGCGACAGCTTCAACATCAAGGACCTGCTGCGTCCGGCCACCTTCGTGCCTGAATCCAAGCGCCTGAACGTGTTGCTGCGTGAGTTCCGCGCCAACCACAATCACATGGCCATTGTGATCGACGAATACGGCGGCGTGGCCGGCCTGGTGACCATTGAAGACGTGCTGGAACAGATCGTCGGCGACATCGAAGACGAACATGACGTCGAAGAAGACAGCTACATCAAGCCGCTGCCCAGCGGTGACTTCCTGATCAAGGCGCTGACGCCGATCGAGAACTTCAACGAGTTCTTCGACAGCGAATTCTCCGACGACGAGTTCGACACCGTCGGCGGCCTGGTGATGAGTGCGTTCGGGCACCTGCCCAAGCGTAACGAAACCACCGAGATCGGCGCTTATCGCTTCCGCATCCTGAATGCCGATAGCCGCAGGATCCATCTGATCCGCCTGACACCCATTGCCCGCTAA